In a single window of the Pseudomonas entomophila genome:
- a CDS encoding FAD-dependent oxidoreductase, which yields MAERLNNDFQFIEVGRKDPKKKLLRQRKKEFVEIYEPFKPQQSVEQAHRCLGCGNPYCEWKCPVHNFIPNWLKLVSEGNILAAAELSHQTNTLPEVCGRVCPQDRLCEGACTLNDGFGAVTIGSVEKYITDTAFAMGWRPDMSKVKPTGKRVAIIGAGPAGLGCADVLVRAGVTPVVFDKNPEIGGLLTFGIPEFKLEKTVLSNRREVFTGMGIEFRLNTEVGKDITMEQLLAEYDAVFMGMGTYTYMKGGFPGEDLPGVHDALDFLIANVNRNLGFEKAPEDFVDMQGKKVVVLGGGDTAMDCNRTSIRQGAKSVTCAYRRDEANMPGSRKEVKNAKEEGVKFLYNRQPIAIVGEDKVEGVKVVETRLGEPDARGRRSPEPIPGSEEILPADAVVIAFGFRPSPAPWFEQFDIQTDSQGRVVAPEKGKFKHQTSNPKVFAGGDMVRGSDLVVTAIFEGRTAAEGILDYLEV from the coding sequence ATGGCTGAACGTCTGAACAACGACTTCCAGTTCATCGAAGTGGGCCGCAAGGACCCGAAGAAAAAGCTGCTGCGCCAGCGCAAGAAGGAGTTCGTCGAGATCTACGAACCCTTCAAGCCGCAGCAGTCGGTCGAGCAGGCACACCGTTGCCTGGGCTGCGGCAACCCGTACTGCGAGTGGAAGTGCCCGGTGCACAACTTCATCCCCAACTGGCTGAAGCTGGTCTCTGAAGGCAACATCCTGGCCGCGGCGGAGCTGTCGCACCAGACCAACACCCTGCCGGAAGTGTGCGGCCGCGTGTGCCCGCAGGACCGCCTGTGCGAGGGTGCCTGCACGCTCAATGACGGCTTCGGCGCGGTGACTATCGGCTCGGTGGAGAAGTACATCACCGACACGGCCTTCGCCATGGGCTGGCGCCCGGACATGTCCAAGGTCAAGCCCACCGGCAAGCGCGTCGCCATCATCGGTGCAGGTCCGGCGGGCCTTGGCTGCGCCGACGTGCTGGTGCGTGCCGGCGTGACTCCGGTGGTGTTCGACAAGAACCCGGAAATCGGTGGCCTGCTGACCTTCGGTATCCCCGAGTTCAAGCTGGAAAAGACCGTGCTGAGCAATCGTCGCGAAGTCTTCACGGGTATGGGCATCGAATTCCGCCTGAACACCGAGGTGGGCAAGGACATCACCATGGAACAGCTGCTCGCCGAATACGACGCGGTGTTCATGGGCATGGGCACCTACACCTACATGAAGGGTGGTTTCCCGGGTGAGGACCTGCCGGGCGTGCACGACGCGCTGGACTTCCTGATCGCCAACGTCAACCGCAACCTCGGCTTCGAGAAAGCGCCGGAAGACTTCGTCGACATGCAGGGCAAGAAGGTCGTGGTGCTGGGCGGTGGCGACACCGCGATGGACTGCAACCGCACCTCGATCCGCCAGGGCGCCAAGTCGGTGACCTGCGCCTATCGCCGTGACGAAGCCAACATGCCGGGTTCGCGCAAAGAGGTGAAGAACGCCAAGGAAGAGGGCGTGAAATTCCTCTACAACCGCCAGCCCATCGCCATCGTCGGCGAGGATAAGGTCGAGGGCGTGAAGGTGGTCGAGACCCGCCTCGGCGAGCCGGATGCCCGTGGCCGCCGCAGCCCCGAGCCGATCCCGGGCTCCGAGGAGATCCTGCCGGCCGATGCCGTGGTGATCGCCTTCGGCTTCCGCCCGAGCCCGGCGCCGTGGTTCGAGCAGTTCGACATCCAGACCGACAGCCAGGGCCGCGTGGTGGCACCGGAGAAGGGCAAGTTCAAGCACCAGACCAGCAACCCGAAAGTGTTTGCCGGTGGCGACATGGTGCGGGGGTCGGACCTGGTGGTGACCGCCATTTTCGAGGGTCGCACCGCTGCTGAAGGGATCCTGGATTACCTCGAAGTCTGA
- the gltB gene encoding glutamate synthase large subunit, which produces MKTGLYHPEEFKDNCGFGLIAHMTGQPSHHLLQTAMQALTCMTHRGGINADGKTGDGCGLLMQKPDQFLRAVAQEHFAVELPRQYAVGMVFFNQDPVKAEAARQNMDREIVNAGLKLVGWRKVPIDTSVLGRLALERLPQIEQVFIGGEGLSDQEFAIKLFSARRRSSVANAHDADHYICSFSHKTIIYKGLMMPRDLAAFYPDLGDERLQTAICVFHQRFSTNTLPKWPLAQPFRFLAHNGEINTITGNRNWAMARRTKFANDLIPDLEELGPLVNRVGSDSSSMDNMLELMVTGGIDLFRGVRMLVPPAWQNVETMDADLRAFYEYNSMHMEPWDGPAGIVMTEGRHAVCLLDRNGLRPARWVTTTNGYITIASEIGVWGYQPEDVLAKGRVGPGQILAVDTETGQILDTDAIDNRLKSRHPYKRWLRQHATRIQATLTDDQGVASYDADQLKQYMKMFQVTFEERDQVLRPLGEQGQEAVGSMGDDTPMAVLSQRVRSPYDFFRQQFAQVTNPPIDPLREAIVMSLEICLGAERNIFQESPEHASRVILSSPVISPAKWRSLMNLEREGFDRQLIDLNYDESVGLEAAIRNIADQAEEAVRSGKTQLVLSDRYIAPGKLPVHASMAVGAVHHRLTEQGLRCDSNILVETATARDPHHFAVLLGFGASAVYPYLAYEVLADLIRTGEVLGDLDEVFKYYRKGISKGLLKILSKMGISTIASYRGAQLFEAIGLSEEVVGLSFKGVSSRIKGARFEDLESDQKLLAAEAWSARKPIQQGGLLKFVHGGEYHAYNPDVVNTLQAAVQQGDYGKFKEYTTLVDQRPVSMIRDLLKVKVADQPLALDQIEPLEAILKRFDSAGISLGALSPEAHEALAEAMNRLGARSNSGEGGEDPARYGTIKSSKIKQVATGRFGVTPEYLVNAEVLQIKVAQGAKPGEGGQLPGGKVNGLIAKLRYAVPGVTLISPPPHHDIYSIEDLAQLIYDLKQVNPQALVSVKLVAEAGVGTIAAGVAKAYADLITISGYDGGTGASPLTSIKYAGAPWELGLAETHQTLRGNDLRGKVRVQTDGGLKTGLDVIKAAILGAESFGFGTAPMIALGCKYLRICHLNNCATGVATQNDKLRKDHYIGTVDMVINFFTFVAEETREWLAKLGVRSLGELIGRTDLLDVLPGDTERQQYLDLSPLLGSSHIPADKPQFCEVDKNPPFDKGELAEKMVEMALPAIRDQAGGEFALDICNCDRSIGARISGEIAKLHGNQGMAAAPITFRFKGTAGQSFGVWNAGGLNLHLEGDANDYVGKGMTGGKLTIVPPAGSPFETQHSAIVGNTCLYGATGGKLFAAGTAGERFAVRNSGAHAVVEGTGDHCCEYMTGGFVCVLGKTGYNFGSGMTGGFAYVLDMDNTFVDKLNHELVEIQRISGEAMEAYRSHLARVLGEYVEETGSEWGRELSENLDDYVRRFWLVKPKAANLKHLLSSTRANPQ; this is translated from the coding sequence ATGAAAACAGGTCTGTACCATCCCGAAGAATTCAAGGACAACTGTGGTTTCGGCCTGATCGCCCATATGACGGGGCAGCCGAGTCACCACCTTCTGCAAACCGCCATGCAGGCGCTGACCTGCATGACCCACCGCGGCGGCATCAACGCCGACGGCAAGACCGGCGACGGTTGCGGTCTGCTCATGCAGAAGCCCGATCAATTCCTGCGTGCCGTAGCCCAGGAACACTTCGCCGTCGAGCTGCCCAGGCAGTACGCCGTTGGCATGGTGTTCTTCAACCAGGACCCGGTGAAAGCCGAAGCCGCCCGCCAGAACATGGACCGCGAGATCGTCAACGCCGGTCTCAAGCTGGTCGGCTGGCGCAAAGTGCCGATCGACACCAGCGTGCTGGGTCGCCTGGCCCTGGAGCGCCTGCCGCAGATCGAACAGGTGTTCATCGGCGGCGAAGGCCTGAGCGATCAGGAATTCGCCATCAAGCTGTTCAGCGCCCGTCGCCGTTCGTCCGTGGCCAACGCCCACGATGCCGACCACTACATCTGCAGCTTCTCGCACAAGACCATCATCTACAAAGGCCTGATGATGCCGCGCGATCTCGCGGCGTTCTATCCGGACCTGGGTGATGAGCGCTTGCAGACCGCGATCTGCGTGTTCCACCAGCGCTTCTCCACCAACACCCTGCCGAAGTGGCCGCTGGCCCAGCCATTCCGCTTCCTCGCCCACAACGGCGAGATCAACACCATCACTGGCAACCGCAACTGGGCCATGGCCCGGCGCACCAAGTTCGCCAACGACCTGATTCCTGACCTCGAAGAACTCGGCCCGCTGGTCAACCGCGTTGGCTCCGACTCCTCGAGCATGGACAACATGCTGGAGCTGATGGTCACCGGTGGCATCGACCTGTTCCGTGGCGTGCGCATGCTGGTACCGCCGGCCTGGCAGAACGTCGAAACGATGGATGCCGACCTGCGCGCCTTCTACGAGTACAACTCCATGCACATGGAGCCGTGGGACGGCCCGGCCGGCATCGTCATGACCGAAGGCCGCCACGCGGTGTGCCTGCTCGATCGCAATGGCCTGCGCCCGGCGCGCTGGGTGACTACCACCAACGGCTACATCACCATCGCCTCGGAAATCGGCGTATGGGGCTACCAGCCTGAGGACGTCCTGGCCAAGGGCCGTGTCGGCCCCGGCCAGATCCTCGCCGTGGACACCGAGACCGGCCAGATCCTCGACACCGACGCCATCGACAACCGCTTGAAGTCGCGCCACCCGTACAAGCGCTGGCTGCGTCAGCATGCCACGCGCATCCAGGCGACGCTGACCGACGACCAGGGCGTGGCCAGCTACGACGCCGACCAGCTCAAGCAGTACATGAAGATGTTCCAGGTCACCTTCGAGGAGCGTGACCAGGTGCTGCGCCCGCTGGGTGAGCAGGGCCAGGAAGCGGTCGGTTCGATGGGCGACGACACGCCGATGGCGGTGCTGTCGCAGCGCGTACGCTCGCCATACGACTTCTTCCGCCAGCAGTTCGCCCAGGTGACCAACCCGCCGATCGACCCGCTGCGCGAGGCGATCGTGATGTCCCTGGAAATCTGCCTGGGCGCCGAGCGCAACATCTTCCAGGAATCCCCCGAGCACGCCTCGCGGGTGATCCTCAGCTCGCCGGTCATCTCGCCCGCCAAGTGGCGTTCGCTGATGAACCTAGAGCGCGAAGGTTTCGACCGCCAGCTGATCGACCTCAACTACGACGAAAGCGTTGGCCTGGAAGCGGCGATCCGCAATATCGCCGATCAGGCCGAAGAGGCCGTGCGCAGTGGCAAGACCCAACTGGTGCTGAGCGACCGCTACATCGCCCCGGGCAAGTTGCCGGTGCATGCCTCGATGGCGGTTGGCGCGGTGCACCACCGCCTGACCGAGCAGGGCCTGCGCTGCGACAGCAACATCCTGGTCGAAACCGCCACCGCGCGCGACCCGCACCACTTCGCCGTTCTGCTGGGCTTTGGTGCCTCGGCCGTCTACCCATACCTGGCCTATGAAGTACTGGCCGACCTGATTCGTACCGGCGAAGTGCTGGGCGACCTGGACGAAGTCTTCAAGTACTACCGCAAAGGCATCTCCAAAGGCCTGCTAAAGATCCTGTCGAAGATGGGCATCTCCACCATCGCCTCGTACCGTGGCGCTCAGCTGTTCGAAGCGATCGGCCTGTCCGAGGAAGTGGTCGGCCTGAGCTTCAAGGGGGTGTCCAGCCGTATCAAGGGCGCACGCTTCGAAGACCTCGAAAGCGACCAGAAACTGCTGGCAGCCGAAGCCTGGAGCGCGCGCAAGCCGATCCAGCAAGGTGGCCTGCTGAAGTTCGTCCACGGTGGCGAATACCACGCCTACAACCCGGACGTGGTCAACACCCTGCAAGCCGCCGTGCAGCAGGGCGACTACGGCAAGTTCAAGGAGTACACCACGCTGGTCGACCAGCGCCCGGTGTCGATGATCCGCGATCTGCTGAAGGTGAAAGTGGCCGACCAGCCGCTGGCACTCGACCAGATCGAGCCGCTGGAGGCCATCCTCAAACGCTTCGACTCAGCCGGTATCTCGTTGGGCGCGCTGTCGCCGGAAGCCCACGAAGCGCTGGCCGAGGCGATGAACCGCCTGGGGGCGCGCTCCAACTCCGGCGAGGGCGGCGAAGACCCGGCTCGCTACGGCACCATCAAGAGCTCGAAGATCAAGCAGGTGGCCACCGGCCGCTTTGGCGTGACCCCGGAGTATCTCGTCAACGCCGAAGTGCTGCAGATCAAGGTTGCACAGGGCGCCAAACCCGGTGAGGGCGGCCAGTTGCCGGGCGGCAAGGTCAACGGCCTGATTGCCAAGCTGCGCTATGCGGTACCGGGCGTGACCCTGATCTCGCCGCCACCGCACCACGACATTTACTCGATCGAAGACCTGGCCCAGCTGATCTACGACCTCAAGCAGGTCAACCCGCAGGCTCTGGTGTCGGTCAAGCTGGTGGCCGAAGCGGGCGTGGGCACCATCGCCGCCGGTGTGGCCAAGGCCTACGCCGACCTGATCACCATCTCGGGTTACGACGGTGGTACCGGCGCTTCGCCGCTGACTTCGATCAAATACGCCGGTGCGCCGTGGGAACTTGGCCTGGCCGAAACTCACCAGACCCTGCGCGGCAACGACTTGCGCGGCAAGGTCCGGGTACAGACCGACGGCGGCTTGAAGACCGGCCTGGACGTGATCAAAGCGGCCATCCTCGGTGCCGAGAGCTTCGGCTTCGGCACGGCGCCGATGATCGCCCTGGGCTGCAAGTACCTGCGCATCTGCCACTTGAACAACTGCGCCACCGGTGTGGCCACCCAGAACGACAAGCTGCGCAAGGACCACTACATCGGCACCGTCGACATGGTGATCAACTTCTTCACCTTCGTCGCCGAGGAGACCCGCGAGTGGCTGGCCAAGCTGGGCGTGCGCAGCCTGGGCGAGCTGATCGGCCGCACCGACCTGCTCGACGTACTGCCGGGCGACACCGAGCGTCAGCAGTACCTCGACCTCTCGCCACTGCTGGGTAGTTCGCACATCCCGGCCGACAAGCCGCAGTTCTGTGAAGTCGATAAGAACCCGCCGTTCGACAAGGGCGAGCTGGCCGAGAAGATGGTCGAGATGGCCTTGCCGGCGATCCGCGACCAGGCCGGTGGCGAGTTTGCGCTCGACATCTGCAACTGCGACCGTTCCATCGGCGCGCGCATCTCCGGCGAAATCGCCAAGCTGCACGGCAACCAGGGCATGGCCGCGGCGCCGATCACCTTCCGTTTCAAGGGCACCGCGGGCCAGAGCTTCGGCGTGTGGAACGCCGGGGGCCTGAACCTGCACCTGGAAGGCGACGCCAACGACTACGTCGGCAAGGGCATGACCGGTGGCAAGCTGACCATCGTGCCGCCAGCCGGCAGCCCGTTCGAAACCCAGCACAGCGCGATCGTCGGCAACACCTGCCTGTACGGCGCCACTGGCGGCAAGCTGTTCGCCGCCGGCACCGCGGGCGAACGCTTCGCTGTGCGTAACTCCGGCGCCCACGCTGTGGTCGAGGGCACCGGCGATCACTGCTGTGAATACATGACCGGCGGCTTTGTCTGCGTATTGGGCAAGACCGGTTACAACTTCGGTTCTGGCATGACGGGCGGTTTCGCCTACGTGCTCGACATGGACAACACCTTCGTCGACAAACTCAACCACGAGCTGGTGGAAATCCAGCGTATCAGTGGCGAGGCGATGGAGGCCTACCGCAGCCACCTGGCGCGGGTCCTGGGCGAGTACGTGGAAGAGACCGGCAGCGAGTGGGGGCGTGAGCTCTCCGAGAACCTGGACGACTACGTGCGGCGCTTCTGGCTGGTCAAGCCGAAGGCGGCCAACCTCAAGCACCTGTTGTCCAGCACCCGCGCCAACCCGCAGTAA